A single region of the Nicotiana sylvestris chromosome 6, ASM39365v2, whole genome shotgun sequence genome encodes:
- the LOC138870401 gene encoding uncharacterized protein: MKGHTIDECRSLKDKIQNLIDNKIIIAKDPAPNVRNNPLPDRKGGDIHMIEIEDDWNPEGSIGLIVEGDEPKKPAVTLNPIVVQIQPSKGNVVNVSVPLEFEAPSAKAPKPIEVEFGIPKMPPPVKVTVLPPKVPILVSMTDVTSFKTNVIPWDYTAESRRKGKTYTGKAIAAQGMTRTGRVYTPEYLAESSKQASRRVVETGPDDLWRKVQAKEYSVVEQLNITPAQISILALLQSSEAYKNALMKILSEAYVPSNITGGEMANMVGQVLESHKITFHEDELPPEGLGHNKTLHITTQCEDHFITRILVDGGSSLNICPLITLRTLGKGLHEVKDGAISVKAFDGSQRSTIGEISLFLQMGPTWFDVEFQVIDVPTSYNLLLGRPWIHAAGTVASTLHQAIKFEQNHQEVIIHGDGSNPIYSRQTIPMIGGRRRIGGETYHHIERVNAVDKGKWWDSMIESILNWSGYEPEKGLGKNL, from the coding sequence ATGAAGGGCCATACCATCGACGAGTGTCgctcgttgaaagacaagattcagaacctgattgacaacaagatcattatagcaaaggatcccgctcctaatgtccgcaataaccccctGCCTGACCGCAAGGGTGGAGACATCCATATGATCGAGATTGAAGATGATTGGAACCCCGAGGGGTCAATCGGTTTGATAGTTGAAGGAGACGAACCTAAGAAGCCAGCAGTTACTCTCAATCCCATTGTTGTTCAGATTCAGCCCTCTAAGGGCAATGTGGTAAATGTGTCAGTACCGCTCGAGTTTGAAGCACCTTCTGCAAAGGCGCCAAAACCGATTGAGGTTGAGTTCGGAATTCCAAAAATGCCTCCACCTGTCAAAGTTACTGTGTTACCTCCCAAGGTGCCTATTCTGGTCTCCATGACAGACGTGACCTCGTTCAAGACTAATgttataccttgggattacactgCTGAGTCTAGAAGGAAAGGAAAGACATATACCGGGAAAGCAATTGCCGCACAGGGCATGACTAGGACAGGCAGGGTATATACCCCGGAGTACTTGGCTGAGTCCAGCAAGCAAGCCTCCAGGCGGGTTGTTGAAACCGGAcccgatgacctttggaggaaggtACAGGCCAAAGAGTACTCAGTCGTCGAGCAACTGAACATAACTCCAGCACAGATTTCTATTCTGGCTCTTCTGCAAAGCTCTGAGGCATATAAAAATGCCTTAATGAAAAtactgagtgaagcttatgttcccagcaacataacaggaggcgaaatggcaaatatggtggggcaggtactggaaagccacaagatcaccttccacgaggacgAATTACCACCAGAAGGGCTTGGTCACAACAAAACATTGCACATCACTACGCAATGCGAGGATCACTTTATCACCAGGATTTTAGTCGACGGgggatccagcctcaacatttgtccattgataaCTCTCAGGACATTGGGTAAGGGATTGCACGAGGTCAAAGACGGGGCTATCAGTGTCAAAGCTTTTGATggatctcagaggtccaccattggagaAATTAGCCTATTCCTACAGATGGGACCCACCTGGTTTGATGTCGAGTTCCAAGTCATTGACGTACCAACATCCTATAATTTGTtgctgggacgaccctggatccacgccgctgggACTGTAGCATCAACTTTGCATCAAGCTATAAAATTTGAACAGAatcatcaggaagtaatcattcatggtgacggtagcaaccctatatacagtcgccaaaccattccAATGATCGGAGGCAGAAGAAGGATAGGAGGAGAAACGTACCACCACATCGAGCGGGTCAATGCTGTAGACAAAGGCAAGTGGTGGGATAGCATGATCGAAAGCATCCTGAATTGGAGCGGGTATGAACCCGAaaaaggacttggcaagaacctgtag